A genomic window from Tenebrio molitor chromosome X, icTenMoli1.1, whole genome shotgun sequence includes:
- the LOC138140263 gene encoding ATP-dependent Clp protease proteolytic subunit-like, with translation MFRRQILNSTKILLKVAECGSSVRNFGLVPIVIEQTGRGERSYDIYSRLLKERIICLMGPINDPMSSLIVAQLLFLQSESTNKPIHMYINSPGGSVTSGLGIYDTMQYILPPIATWCVGQAASMASLLLAAGSPGMRHSLPHARIMIHQPSGGAQGQASDIKIQAEEILKLKSQLNSLYVKHTGLPLDQIERSMERDTFMGPAEAQTFGIIDKILTSPPKNKSGNEDSEQTSVSETSQEKK, from the exons ATGTTTAGGCgacaaattttgaatagtaCCAAA ATTTTGTTAAAAGTAGCGGAATGTGGGTCATCAGTGCGAAATTTTGGACTTGTTCCCATTGTGATTGAACAAACTGGTCGAGGAGAGCGTTCTTATGACATTTATTCACGTTTGCTGAAAGAGAGGATTATTTGCTTGATGGGCCCCATCAATGACCCAATGAGTTCACTCATTGTagcacaattattgtttttacagTCAGAATCTACAAATAAACCTATCCATATGTATATTAATTCACCTGGAGGAAGTGTGACTTCAGGATTAGGAATTTATGACACAATGCAATACATATTACCACCAATTGCAACCTG GTGTGTGGGGCAAGCAGCTAGTATGGCATCACTTCTTCTAGCTGCTGGGAGTCCTGGAATGCGTCATTCATTGCCACATGCAAGAATTATGATTCATCAACCATCAGGAGGAGCACAG GGCCAGGCATCCGATATTAAAATCCAAGCAGAAGAAATTCTGAAATTGAAGAGTCAGCTCAACAGTTTGTACGTAAAACATACTGGATTACCGTTGGATCAAATTGAACGAAGTATGGAGAGAGACACGTTTATGGGTCCAGCAGAGGCTCAAACTTTTGGTATTATAGATAAAATATTAACTAGtccaccaaaaaataaaagtgggAACGAAGATAGCGAGCAAACTAGTGTTAGTGAAACATCTCAGGAGAAGAAATga
- the 14-3-3zeta gene encoding 14-3-3 protein zeta isoform X1 translates to MSVTDKDELVQRAKLAEQAERYDDMASAMKSVTETGVELSNEERNLLSVAYKNVVGARRSSWRVISSIEQKTEGSERKQQMAKEYREKVEKELREICDDVLGLLDKYLIPKASNAESKVFYLKMKGDYYRYLAEVATGDTRNAVVDYSQKAYQDAFEISKAKMTPTHPIRLGLALNFSVFYYEILNSPDKACQLAKQAFDDAIAELDTLNEDSYKDSTLIMQLLRDNLTLWTSDTQGEADEPQETGDN, encoded by the exons ATGTCCGTCACTGACAAAGATGAGCTAGTGCAGAGGGCGAAACTCGCAGAACAGGCCGAGAGGTACGATGACATGGCTTCGGCTATGAAGTCAGTCACAGAAACGGGCGTAGAACTCAGCAATGAAGAACGAAACCTCCTCTCTGTCGCATATAAGAACGTCGTTGGTGCTAGGAGGTCATCGTGGAGAGTCATTTCCTCAATTGAACAAAAGACTGAGGGCTCAGAACGCAAACAGCAGATGGCCAAAGAATACCGAGAAAAGGTCGAAAAAGAATTAAGAGAAATATGTGACGATGTTCTC GGTCTTCTTGATAAATATTTGATCCCCAAAGCAAGCAACGCTGAATCAAAAGTTTTTTACTTGAAAATGAAGGGCGATTACTACCGATATTTGGCTGAAGTAGCCACAGGAGACACGAGGAACG CCGTCGTCGATTACTCACAAAAGGCTTACCAAGAcgcttttgaaatttcaaaagcaaaaatGACGCCCACACATCCCATCAGATTAGGTCTTGCCCTAAACTTCTCAGTCTTCTATTATGAGATATTAAATTCACCAGACAAGGCTTGTCAGTTAGCTAAACAG GCCTTCGATGATGCAATAGCAGAGTTGGATACGTTAAACGAAGATTCGTACAAGGACAGCACTCTCATCATGCAGCTCCTCCGAGACAACCTCACACTCTGGACAAGTGACACACAG GGCGAAGCGGATGAGCCTCAAGAGACTGGTGATAATTGA
- the 14-3-3zeta gene encoding 14-3-3 protein zeta isoform X2 — translation MSVTDKDELVQRAKLAEQAERYDDMASAMKSVTETGVELSNEERNLLSVAYKNVVGARRSSWRVISSIEQKTEGSERKQQMAKEYREKVEKELREICDDVLGLLDKYLIPKASNAESKVFYLKMKGDYYRYLAEVATGDTRNEVVDDSQKAYQEAFDIAKSKMQSTHPIRLGLALNFSVFYYEIINSPARACHLAKQAFDDAIAELDTLNEDSYKDSTLIMQLLRDNLTLWTSDTQGEADEPQETGDN, via the exons ATGTCCGTCACTGACAAAGATGAGCTAGTGCAGAGGGCGAAACTCGCAGAACAGGCCGAGAGGTACGATGACATGGCTTCGGCTATGAAGTCAGTCACAGAAACGGGCGTAGAACTCAGCAATGAAGAACGAAACCTCCTCTCTGTCGCATATAAGAACGTCGTTGGTGCTAGGAGGTCATCGTGGAGAGTCATTTCCTCAATTGAACAAAAGACTGAGGGCTCAGAACGCAAACAGCAGATGGCCAAAGAATACCGAGAAAAGGTCGAAAAAGAATTAAGAGAAATATGTGACGATGTTCTC GGTCTTCTTGATAAATATTTGATCCCCAAAGCAAGCAACGCTGAATCAAAAGTTTTTTACTTGAAAATGAAGGGCGATTACTACCGATATTTGGCTGAAGTAGCCACAGGAGACACGAGGAACG AAGTGGTGGATGATTCACAAAAGGCATACCAAGAGGCATTCGATATTGCTAAATCCAAAATGCAATCGACACACCCGATTAGGCTGGGACTTGCCTTAAATTTCTCGgtgttttattatgaaattattaattctCCAGCACGTGCCTGTCACCTCGCTAAACAG GCCTTCGATGATGCAATAGCAGAGTTGGATACGTTAAACGAAGATTCGTACAAGGACAGCACTCTCATCATGCAGCTCCTCCGAGACAACCTCACACTCTGGACAAGTGACACACAG GGCGAAGCGGATGAGCCTCAAGAGACTGGTGATAATTGA